In Musa acuminata AAA Group cultivar baxijiao chromosome BXJ3-11, Cavendish_Baxijiao_AAA, whole genome shotgun sequence, one DNA window encodes the following:
- the LOC135652690 gene encoding UPF0481 protein At3g47200-like has product MEIDDGTVGEKSWVVEIDGQSKKIDPLIENKQWSKQSIYRVPACIKKLNRAVYTPQIVSFGPYHHGENDLMPMEEHKHRALLHFLKKAKKPFHEFMAAMEAEFERLQEAYQSLDERWKDKESFLRLMILDGCFMLEIMRVKTKKSSDHGYAYDDPVFSESGIHHNVPYIKRDMMMIENQLPLLVLDQLVLVEGLHRTAEKYVDELMQRFWEWNSTASLGQRLHPLGVLHSVLLKPCGKKNRDPKTPKMDTIIRSAVELHEAGIRFKTSESDSLLDIWFDNGVLSLPKLTVDDNTKYMFLNLMAFERLHVRAGNDVTSFVCFMDHIIDSAKDINLLHYKGIILNAVGSDEAAAELFNRLTKDVVLDPSSSLGKVQNDVKNYIQNDWRRHRANLRHTYFTSPWTTLSLMAAIVLLILTVLQTIYTMLQFHLSA; this is encoded by the exons ATGGAGATTGACGATGGGACCGTGGGAGAGAAAAGCTGGGTGGTGGAGATCGATGGCCAGTCCAAGAAAATCGATCCACTAATCGAGAACAAACAATGGTCGAAGCAGTCCATATACAGGGTTCCTGCTTGCATAAAAAAATTGAACAGAGCGGTCTACACGCCCCAGATCGTCTCCTTCGGCCCGTACCACCATGGCGAGAATGACCTCATGCCGATGGAGGAGCACAAGCACAGAGCACTGCTCCACTTCCTCAAGAAAGCAAAGAAGCCTTTCCACGAGTTCATGGCCGCCATGGAGGCTGAGTTTGAGCGACTGCAAGAGGCTTATCAGAGCCTCGACGAGCGATGGAAGGATAAGGAATCGTTCCTGCGGCTGATGATCCTCGATGGCTGCTTCATGCTCGAGATAATGCGCGTCAAGACGAAGAAGTCCTCCGACCATGGCTACGCGTACGATGATCCCGTCTTTAGCGAAAGTGGCATTCACCACAACGTGCCCTACATAAAGCGAGATATGATGATGATCGAGAATCAACTGCCTCTGCTGGTTTTGGACCAACTGGTTCTCGTTGAGGGTCTTCATCGCACG GCGGAGAAGTACGTAGACGAGCTGATGCAAAGATTCTGGGAGTGGAATTCCACGGCGAGCCTGGGGCAGCGCCTCCACCCCCTTGGCGTGCTCCACAGCGTCCTGCTGAAACCCTGCGGGAAGAAGAACAGGGATCCCAAGACGCCGAAGATGGACACGATCATCCGGTCGGCGGTTGAGCTGCACGAGGCCGGCATCCGCTTCAAGACGAGCGAGTCCGACAGCCTCCTTGACATCTGGTTCGATAACGGTGTCCTCAGCCTGCCGAAACTTACAGTCGACGACAACACCAAGTACATGTTCCTCAACCTCATGGCGTTCGAGCGCCTCCACGTCCGCGCCGGCAACGACGTCACCTCCTTCGTCTGCTTCATGGACCACATCATCGACTCCGCCAAGGACATCAACCTGCTGCACTACAAGGGGATCATCCTGAACGCGGTGGGAAGCGACGAGGCCGCCGCCGAGCTGTTCAACCGCCTGACCAAGGACGTGGTACTCGACCCCAGCAGCAGCCTCGGCAAGGTCCAAAACGACGTCAAGAATTATATCCAGAATGATTGGAGAAGGCATCGGGCCAACCTCAGACACACCTACTTCACGAGCCCATGGACCACCCTCTCACTCATGGCCGCCATCGTCTTGTTGATTCTCACGGTGCTGCAGACCATTTACACCATGTTGCAGTTCCACCTATCTGCATGA